The proteins below come from a single Streptomyces spongiicola genomic window:
- a CDS encoding metallopeptidase family protein → MDSPVPPRPTEPRTRRRDRHGRGMRGPVAPPQVPLSVSRAESFRDLVQDSVERLERRWPQLAEVEFLVQDVPGSLDESVPLGSSVPAEKGKPATIVVYRRPVEIRTKNRDERALLVHEVVVEQVADLLGLAPESVDPRYGQD, encoded by the coding sequence ATGGACAGTCCCGTACCGCCCCGTCCCACCGAGCCCAGGACGCGTCGCCGCGACCGCCACGGCCGGGGGATGCGCGGGCCCGTCGCTCCACCGCAGGTGCCGCTCTCCGTCAGCCGGGCCGAGTCGTTCCGCGATCTCGTACAGGACTCGGTGGAGCGGCTGGAGCGACGCTGGCCCCAGCTGGCCGAGGTGGAGTTCCTGGTGCAGGACGTGCCGGGGTCGCTGGACGAGAGCGTGCCTCTGGGCAGCTCGGTACCCGCGGAGAAGGGAAAGCCGGCGACGATCGTGGTCTACCGGCGGCCGGTCGAGATCCGCACGAAGAACCGCGACGAGCGGGCACTGCTGGTCCACGAGGTGGTCGTGGAGCAGGTCGCGGATCTGCTCGGCCTCGCGCCCGAGTCGGTGGACCCCCGCTACGGCCAGGACTGA
- a CDS encoding DUF5719 family protein yields the protein MNRTILSLLAAVTSLAAVTGYASLAAPDDGPAPRAAAPARLPVERSSLLCPAPATSDIAETVYTSITPQSGAGGGPAAASTASTAELSPSVTTLRGPADGADGADGADGADGETKDGENAAENAAEGEAGKDGSTRKPPSAKPVVTLEQPGKPVGAKVSGSAAPALIGTATGALAPGWTAQQTTTVSAGDGRGVLGVSCAAPDTDFWFPGASLAKDRQDYVHLTNPDETGALVDVELYGKDGALGTALSDGIQVPAGGSVPVLLSTLTTDSAEEVTVHVTTRTGRVGAAVRGAGDETGSDWLQASTDPSGTLVLPGVPADATSVRLVAFAPGDDDADLKVRLATATGTINPAGAESLRVKSGMTASIDMKDVTRGEAGSILLGPDEGAPATPVVAALQVTRGKGGEQEIAYIPATAPVTDRATAADNRAEGSVLSLTAPGGTARVKVTASPGTEGGTRAVKTYTVKGGTTLAVSPPVPAGLKGSYALTVEPQSGGPVHAARTLLLPEDGIQMFTVQTLPDDRGLVEVPAAEQDLSVLGD from the coding sequence GTGAACCGCACGATCCTCTCGCTCCTCGCGGCAGTGACGTCCCTCGCCGCCGTGACCGGGTACGCCTCGCTCGCAGCCCCGGACGACGGGCCGGCGCCCCGGGCGGCGGCGCCGGCCCGGCTGCCGGTGGAACGATCCAGCCTGCTCTGCCCGGCCCCGGCGACATCGGACATCGCCGAAACGGTGTACACGTCCATCACCCCGCAGTCCGGAGCCGGCGGCGGTCCCGCCGCGGCGTCCACCGCCTCGACCGCCGAACTCAGCCCCTCGGTCACGACATTGCGGGGACCGGCCGACGGGGCTGACGGGGCTGACGGGGCAGACGGGGCAGACGGGGAGACGAAGGACGGCGAGAACGCGGCGGAGAACGCGGCGGAAGGGGAGGCGGGGAAGGACGGGAGCACGCGGAAGCCACCGTCCGCCAAGCCCGTCGTCACCCTCGAGCAGCCCGGGAAGCCGGTCGGCGCCAAGGTGAGCGGCAGCGCCGCCCCCGCGCTCATCGGCACCGCCACCGGCGCGCTCGCGCCCGGCTGGACCGCCCAGCAGACCACCACGGTCAGCGCGGGGGACGGCCGCGGTGTCCTCGGCGTCAGCTGCGCCGCCCCCGACACGGACTTCTGGTTCCCGGGCGCGAGCCTCGCCAAGGACCGGCAGGACTATGTCCACCTGACCAACCCGGACGAGACCGGCGCGCTCGTCGACGTCGAGCTCTACGGCAAGGACGGTGCGCTCGGGACCGCGCTGAGCGACGGCATCCAGGTCCCAGCGGGGGGGAGCGTTCCCGTGCTGCTCTCCACCCTGACGACCGATTCCGCAGAAGAGGTGACCGTGCACGTCACCACACGTACCGGACGGGTGGGTGCGGCGGTTCGCGGCGCCGGGGACGAGACCGGCAGCGACTGGCTGCAGGCGTCCACCGACCCGTCCGGCACGCTGGTGCTGCCGGGCGTCCCGGCGGACGCGACCTCCGTGCGGCTGGTGGCGTTCGCGCCTGGTGACGACGACGCGGACCTGAAGGTCCGGCTGGCGACCGCGACGGGCACGATCAACCCCGCCGGGGCGGAGAGCCTGCGGGTCAAGTCCGGTATGACGGCCTCGATCGACATGAAGGACGTCACCAGGGGCGAGGCCGGCTCGATCCTCCTGGGCCCGGACGAGGGCGCCCCCGCGACGCCGGTGGTCGCCGCCCTCCAGGTCACCCGGGGCAAGGGCGGCGAGCAGGAGATCGCCTACATCCCGGCGACCGCGCCGGTCACGGATCGTGCCACCGCCGCCGACAACCGTGCCGAGGGCTCGGTACTCTCCCTCACCGCACCCGGCGGGACGGCCCGGGTCAAGGTGACGGCCTCACCCGGCACCGAGGGCGGCACCCGGGCCGTCAAGACGTACACCGTCAAGGGCGGCACGACGCTGGCGGTCAGCCCTCCCGTCCCGGCCGGACTGAAGGGCTCCTACGCACTGACCGTGGAGCCGCAGTCCGGCGGGCCGGTCCACGCGGCCCGCACACTGCTGCTCCCGGAGGACGGCATCCAGATGTTCACCGTCCAGACCCTGCCGGACGACCGCGGTCTGGTCGAGGTCCCGGCTGCGGAGCAGGACCTCTCCGTCCTCGGCGACTGA